The following coding sequences lie in one Fusobacterium sp. genomic window:
- the secY gene encoding preprotein translocase subunit SecY: protein MTLMEKFYAKLNSIRKIPELRDRIIFTLLMFLVARVGTYIPAPGIDVDRLATMTAQSDILGYINMFSGGAFKRVSIFALGIVPYINASIVFSLLAVIIPKIEEIQKDGEAGRNKINQWTRYLTIAIAIVQGFGVCMWLQSVGLVTTPGTLFFLTTVVTLTAGTVFLMWIGEQISIKGIGNGVSLLIFLNVISGGPSSVVQTIQTMKGSKFLIPVLILIAGAAIITVAGIVIFQLGQRKIPIHYVGKGFSGKGGMGQNSYIPLKLNSAGVMPVIFASVVMMIPSVIINAIPSQYTFKTTLAMVFSQKHPVYMIVYAAVIIFFSFFYTAIVFDPEKVADNLKQGGGTIPGIRPGNETVEYLEGVVTRITWGGAFFLAIISILPYTLFTAFNLPVFFGGTGIIIVVGVAIDTVQQINAHLVMREYKGFI, encoded by the coding sequence TTGACTTTGATGGAAAAATTTTATGCAAAATTGAATAGTATTAGGAAAATTCCTGAGTTAAGAGATAGAATTATCTTCACCTTGTTAATGTTCTTAGTTGCTAGAGTTGGAACATATATTCCAGCTCCTGGCATAGATGTAGATAGACTTGCAACTATGACAGCACAAAGCGATATATTGGGATACATTAATATGTTTTCAGGTGGAGCTTTTAAAAGAGTTTCTATTTTCGCTCTGGGTATTGTACCTTATATTAATGCTTCAATCGTTTTCAGCCTTTTGGCTGTAATCATTCCTAAAATTGAAGAGATTCAAAAAGATGGAGAAGCAGGAAGAAACAAGATCAATCAATGGACGAGATACTTGACAATAGCTATTGCTATAGTTCAAGGTTTTGGAGTGTGTATGTGGCTTCAGTCTGTAGGACTGGTTACTACACCAGGAACATTGTTCTTCTTGACTACAGTAGTTACTTTAACTGCTGGTACTGTTTTCCTTATGTGGATAGGAGAACAGATATCGATAAAAGGAATAGGAAATGGGGTTTCATTACTTATCTTCTTGAATGTAATATCTGGAGGACCATCTAGTGTAGTTCAGACAATTCAAACAATGAAGGGAAGTAAATTCCTTATACCAGTACTTATCCTTATAGCAGGAGCGGCAATAATTACAGTAGCAGGGATAGTAATTTTCCAATTAGGACAAAGAAAAATACCTATTCACTATGTAGGAAAAGGATTTAGTGGAAAAGGTGGAATGGGACAAAACTCATATATACCTTTAAAACTTAACAGTGCAGGAGTAATGCCTGTTATCTTCGCATCAGTAGTTATGATGATACCATCAGTAATTATAAATGCAATACCTTCACAATATACTTTTAAAACTACATTGGCGATGGTATTCAGCCAAAAACATCCAGTATATATGATAGTATATGCAGCAGTAATAATATTTTTCTCGTTCTTCTATACAGCTATAGTTTTCGATCCTGAAAAGGTTGCTGATAACTTAAAGCAAGGTGGAGGAACTATTCCAGGAATAAGACCTGGAAATGAAACTGTTGAGTATTTAGAAGGTGTCGTAACAAGAATAACTTGGGGTGGTGCTTTCTTCCTAGCAATCATATCTATACTCCCATATACACTTTTTACTGCCTTTAATCTTCCAGTATTTTTTGGAGGAACAGGTATAATAATTGTAGTTGGAGTTGCAATAGATACTGTTCAGCAAATAAATGCTCATCTTGTTATGAGAGAATATAAAGGGTTTATATAA
- the infA gene encoding translation initiation factor IF-1 → MSKKDVIELEGTILEALPNAMFKVELENGHTILGHISGKMRMNYIKILPGDGVTVQISPYDLSRGRIVYRKKN, encoded by the coding sequence ATGTCGAAAAAAGATGTTATCGAATTAGAAGGTACTATTTTAGAGGCCCTTCCAAATGCAATGTTTAAAGTTGAATTAGAAAATGGGCATACTATTTTAGGCCACATTTCTGGTAAGATGAGAATGAATTATATTAAAATTTTACCTGGAGATGGAGTAACTGTACAAATCTCTCCTTATGACTTGTCAAGGGGTAGAATCGTATACAGGAAAAAAAATTAA
- a CDS encoding 2-hydroxyacid dehydrogenase, giving the protein MKILFYDTKPYDKEFFNKYNKDYGFDIKYLTGKLTEESADLAKGYDIISIFVNDTVDKKVIDILAECGVKLIAMRCAGYNNVSLKDIEGRIKVVRVPAYSPYSIAEYTMGMIMTLNRKIHKAYIRTREGNFSITGLMGYDLHKKTAGIIGAGKIAQILIKILKGFGMRVIAYDPYPNYEKAKELGFEFTDLDTLYKESDIISLNCPLTKETRYMINRNSMNKMKDGVMIVNTGRGMLIDTVDLIEALKDKKIGAAALDVYEEEADYFFEDYSNMVIEDDILGRLLSFNNVLVTSHQAFFTKEAVEEITRVTMENIKSFLEGKPLENEVKYMEK; this is encoded by the coding sequence ATGAAAATACTATTTTATGACACAAAACCATATGACAAAGAATTTTTTAATAAATATAATAAAGATTATGGATTTGATATAAAATATCTGACTGGCAAATTAACTGAAGAAAGTGCTGATCTTGCAAAAGGATATGATATTATTTCTATTTTTGTCAATGATACTGTAGATAAAAAAGTAATAGATATACTTGCAGAATGTGGTGTAAAACTTATAGCTATGAGATGTGCAGGATATAATAATGTATCTTTAAAAGATATAGAAGGAAGAATAAAGGTAGTGAGAGTACCAGCTTATTCACCATATTCTATTGCAGAATATACTATGGGAATGATAATGACATTAAACAGAAAGATCCATAAAGCATACATTCGTACAAGAGAGGGAAACTTCTCAATAACAGGACTCATGGGATATGATCTGCATAAAAAAACAGCAGGAATAATAGGAGCAGGGAAAATAGCTCAGATATTAATAAAGATACTGAAAGGATTTGGAATGAGAGTCATAGCTTATGATCCATATCCCAATTATGAAAAAGCAAAAGAATTAGGATTTGAATTTACTGATTTAGATACTTTATATAAAGAATCAGATATAATATCTTTGAATTGTCCCTTGACTAAGGAAACTAGATATATGATAAATAGAAATTCCATGAATAAAATGAAAGATGGAGTAATGATAGTAAATACAGGTAGAGGAATGCTGATTGATACTGTAGATTTAATAGAAGCATTGAAAGATAAGAAAATAGGAGCTGCTGCATTAGATGTATATGAAGAAGAAGCAGATTATTTTTTTGAAGATTATTCAAATATGGTAATAGAGGATGACATACTGGGAAGACTTCTCTCATTTAATAATGTACTTGTAACATCACATCAAGCTTTTTTCACTAAAGAAGCAGTAGAAGAAATAACTAGAGTGACTATGGAAAATATAAAAAGCTTTCTAGAAGGAAAGCCTTTGGAAAATGAAGTAAAATATATGGAAAAATAG
- a CDS encoding DNA-directed RNA polymerase subunit alpha, with protein MLKIEKHARGINITEVKESEFKGQYIVEPLYRGYGHTVGNALRRVLLSSIPGAAIKGVRIEGVLSEFSVMDGIKEAVTEIILNIKEIVVKAESTGERKMTLSVKGPKIVTAADIIPDIGIEIVNPEQVICTVTTDRELDMEFLVDTGEGFVVSEEIERKDWAVDYIAVDAIYTPIRKVSYSVQDTMVGRMTDFDKLTLDIEIDGSIEIRDALSYAVELLKLHFDPFLELGNKMENLRAEAEEEEENPVSHAKDDNILNTKIEELDLTVRSFNCLKKAGIEEVSQLAKLSLNELLKIKNLGRKSLDEILEKMKELGYDLSQNGSPE; from the coding sequence ATGTTAAAAATTGAAAAACATGCAAGGGGTATTAATATTACCGAAGTAAAAGAGAGTGAATTTAAAGGACAATACATTGTTGAACCTTTATATAGAGGCTATGGGCATACTGTTGGTAATGCTTTGAGAAGAGTTTTACTTTCTTCTATCCCAGGAGCTGCTATTAAAGGAGTAAGAATTGAGGGTGTTTTAAGTGAATTTTCTGTTATGGATGGAATAAAAGAAGCTGTAACTGAAATAATCCTTAATATAAAAGAAATCGTTGTTAAAGCCGAGAGTACTGGAGAAAGAAAAATGACTCTTTCTGTTAAAGGACCAAAAATAGTAACAGCTGCTGATATAATACCTGATATAGGAATAGAAATAGTAAATCCTGAGCAAGTTATTTGTACAGTAACTACAGATAGAGAACTTGACATGGAATTTTTAGTTGATACTGGAGAAGGATTTGTAGTATCAGAAGAAATAGAAAGAAAAGACTGGGCTGTAGATTATATAGCTGTTGATGCTATTTACACTCCAATCAGAAAAGTTTCTTACAGTGTACAAGATACTATGGTAGGAAGAATGACTGATTTTGATAAGCTTACTTTAGATATTGAAATTGATGGAAGTATTGAAATCAGAGATGCACTATCTTATGCAGTAGAATTATTAAAATTACATTTTGATCCATTCTTAGAATTAGGAAACAAAATGGAAAATCTGAGAGCAGAAGCTGAAGAGGAAGAAGAAAATCCTGTAAGTCATGCAAAAGATGACAATATTCTTAATACAAAGATAGAAGAACTTGATTTAACAGTTAGATCTTTCAACTGTTTAAAGAAAGCTGGAATAGAAGAAGTTAGTCAGTTGGCTAAATTGTCACTTAACGAACTTCTAAAAATTAAAAATCTGGGAAGAAAATCTTTAGATGAGATCCTAGAAAAAATGAAAGAATTAGGATATGATCTATCTCAGAATGGATCTCCTGAGTAA
- the rpsK gene encoding 30S ribosomal protein S11 — translation MAKKKVAKIKKKLKNIPNGVAHIHSTFNNTIVAITDAEGKVVSWRSGGTSGFKGTKKGTPFAAQIAAEQAANIAMENGMKKVEVKVKGPGSGREACIRSLQAAGLEVTKITDVTPVPHNGCRPPKRRRV, via the coding sequence TTGGCTAAAAAGAAAGTAGCTAAGATTAAAAAGAAATTGAAAAATATTCCTAACGGAGTTGCCCATATACATTCAACTTTTAACAACACAATAGTTGCTATTACTGATGCAGAAGGGAAAGTTGTAAGTTGGAGATCAGGAGGAACTTCTGGTTTCAAAGGTACTAAGAAAGGAACTCCATTTGCAGCTCAAATTGCAGCTGAACAAGCAGCAAATATAGCTATGGAAAATGGAATGAAAAAAGTAGAAGTTAAAGTGAAAGGTCCAGGTTCTGGAAGAGAAGCTTGTATCAGATCTTTACAAGCAGCTGGATTAGAAGTAACAAAGATTACTGATGTTACTCCAGTTCCACATAATGGTTGTAGACCACCAAAAAGAAGAAGAGTGTAG
- the map gene encoding type I methionyl aminopeptidase, translating to MSLIKSLEDIEQIKKSNQIIARLYRDVLPKYIKAGISTREINEIVEDYIRSQGARPACIGVEGLYTPFPAGTCISVNEEVVHGIPGDRILQEGDIVSIDTVTELNGFYGDSAITFPVGKIDEESKRLLEVTEKSREIGIEMAVVGNRIGDIGHAIQSYVEKNGFTVVKDFAGHGVGHAMHEDPIIANFGRKGRGIKIENGMVLAIEPMVNVGTYKINIKEDGWTIVTKDEKRSAHFEHSIAIVDGKPIILSDLD from the coding sequence ATGTCGCTTATAAAAAGTTTGGAAGATATAGAACAGATAAAAAAATCTAATCAGATTATAGCAAGATTATATAGAGATGTACTGCCAAAATATATTAAAGCAGGAATATCTACTAGAGAAATAAATGAAATAGTAGAAGATTATATAAGATCACAAGGGGCAAGGCCAGCATGTATTGGAGTAGAAGGATTATATACTCCATTTCCAGCAGGGACATGTATATCTGTCAATGAGGAAGTTGTTCACGGAATACCAGGAGACAGAATTCTCCAAGAGGGAGATATAGTCAGTATAGATACTGTTACAGAATTAAATGGATTTTATGGGGATTCAGCAATAACATTTCCAGTAGGAAAGATAGATGAAGAATCTAAGAGACTTCTGGAAGTTACTGAAAAATCAAGAGAAATTGGTATTGAAATGGCTGTAGTAGGTAATAGAATAGGAGATATTGGACATGCTATTCAAAGCTATGTAGAAAAAAATGGATTTACAGTGGTGAAAGATTTTGCTGGACATGGTGTGGGACATGCTATGCATGAAGATCCTATAATTGCCAATTTCGGAAGAAAAGGCAGAGGAATCAAAATTGAGAATGGAATGGTTCTTGCAATAGAACCAATGGTAAATGTGGGTACATACAAAATCAATATAAAAGAGGATGGATGGACAATAGTAACTAAAGATGAAAAAAGGTCTGCACATTTTGAACACTCAATAGCAATCGTTGATGGAAAACCGATTATATTAAGTGACTTAGATTAG
- the rpsD gene encoding 30S ribosomal protein S4, protein MARNRQPVLKKCRALGIDPVILGVNKSSKRGPRPNANKKPTEYAIQLREKQKAKFIYNVMEKQFRKIYEEAARKLGVTGLTLIEYLERRLENVVYRLGFAKTRRQARQVVSHGHVAVNGRRVNIASYRVKVGDVVSIIENSKNLDIIKTAVEESRVPAWLELDKAAFSGKVIQNPTKDDLDFDLNESLIVEFYSR, encoded by the coding sequence ATGGCAAGAAATAGACAGCCTGTATTGAAGAAATGTAGAGCTCTAGGAATTGATCCAGTAATTTTAGGAGTGAATAAGTCTTCTAAAAGAGGGCCAAGACCAAACGCTAACAAAAAACCTACAGAGTACGCAATTCAATTAAGAGAAAAACAAAAAGCTAAATTTATATACAATGTAATGGAAAAACAATTTAGAAAAATATATGAGGAAGCAGCTAGAAAACTTGGAGTTACTGGTCTGACTTTAATCGAATACTTAGAAAGAAGACTTGAAAATGTAGTTTACAGACTTGGGTTTGCAAAAACTAGAAGACAAGCTAGACAAGTTGTGTCTCATGGTCATGTAGCTGTAAATGGAAGAAGAGTTAATATAGCTTCTTACAGAGTAAAAGTAGGAGATGTAGTATCTATTATAGAAAATTCTAAAAACTTAGATATAATCAAAACTGCTGTTGAAGAATCAAGAGTTCCAGCTTGGTTAGAACTTGATAAAGCAGCATTTTCTGGTAAAGTTATCCAAAATCCAACTAAAGATGACTTGGATTTCGATCTGAATGAATCATTAATAGTTGAGTTCTACTCTAGATAA
- the rpsM gene encoding 30S ribosomal protein S13, with product MARIAGVDIPRNKRVEIALTYIYGIGKPTSQRVLTEAGVNFDTRVKDLTEEEVNKIRAIIETVKVEGDLRKDVRLSIKRLMDIKCYRGLRHKMNLPVRGQSSKTNARTVKGPKKPIKR from the coding sequence TTGGCTAGAATAGCAGGAGTAGATATCCCAAGAAATAAGAGAGTTGAGATAGCTTTAACTTACATTTACGGAATTGGAAAACCAACTTCACAAAGAGTATTGACTGAAGCTGGAGTTAATTTTGACACAAGAGTGAAAGATTTAACTGAAGAAGAAGTAAATAAGATCAGAGCCATTATAGAAACTGTTAAGGTAGAGGGAGATCTTAGAAAAGACGTAAGACTTTCTATTAAAAGACTTATGGATATCAAATGTTACAGAGGATTAAGACACAAAATGAATCTACCTGTAAGAGGACAAAGTTCAAAAACTAATGCAAGAACTGTTAAAGGTCCTAAAAAACCAATCAAAAGATAA
- a CDS encoding YcxB family protein has product MIINFKYTRDEYIKSRRKYLFMNKTVKKLDLILIGLLILFTLYLFINNGFSTMSIVLSVLLFVVSVIFAVLYIFQPGMFYDKIDKFKQQYHLEFRDNKILFKTNDINSELEWNFYEALWENENFFYIIHSKEMYTLIPKRVFNNEMEIIEFRNLFMKYNDKKIYKRFK; this is encoded by the coding sequence ATGATAATTAATTTTAAATATACACGAGATGAATACATAAAATCAAGAAGAAAATACCTTTTTATGAACAAAACAGTAAAAAAATTAGATTTAATCTTAATTGGACTTCTTATACTTTTTACTTTATATTTATTTATTAATAATGGATTTTCTACAATGTCTATTGTTCTTAGTGTACTTCTTTTTGTTGTTTCTGTCATTTTTGCAGTATTATATATTTTCCAGCCTGGAATGTTTTATGATAAGATTGATAAATTTAAGCAACAATATCATCTTGAATTTAGAGACAACAAAATATTATTTAAAACTAATGATATCAATTCTGAGTTGGAATGGAATTTTTATGAAGCTCTATGGGAAAATGAAAATTTCTTTTACATAATTCATTCAAAAGAAATGTATACTTTAATTCCAAAAAGAGTTTTTAACAATGAAATGGAAATAATAGAATTCAGAAATTTATTTATGAAATATAATGATAAAAAAATATATAAAAGATTTAAATAA
- a CDS encoding adenylate kinase, with translation MNIMLFGAPGAGKGTQAKFLIEKYGIPQISTGDILRAAIKEGTAMGLEAKKFMDEGKLVPDSTIIGIIKDRLSQDDCKKGFILDGFPRTLPQAEALEVLMKEMGIKLDKVISLNVPDELILERIVGRKVCPVCGASYHVKFNPPKVEGKCDLCGAHLITRKDDNEETVTKRLNEYHSQTAPLFDFYQSRGILVDIDGTKKMEDITKEIFDILG, from the coding sequence ATGAATATTATGTTATTTGGTGCCCCTGGTGCAGGAAAAGGAACACAAGCTAAATTCCTTATTGAAAAATATGGAATTCCTCAAATATCTACTGGAGATATTTTGAGAGCTGCTATAAAAGAAGGAACTGCTATGGGCCTTGAAGCAAAAAAATTCATGGATGAAGGAAAATTAGTTCCAGATTCAACAATCATTGGAATTATTAAAGACAGATTGTCACAAGATGACTGTAAAAAAGGATTTATACTTGATGGCTTTCCAAGAACCCTTCCTCAAGCTGAAGCATTGGAAGTTTTGATGAAAGAAATGGGAATTAAATTGGATAAAGTTATTTCTTTAAATGTACCAGATGAACTTATCCTTGAAAGAATTGTTGGAAGAAAAGTATGCCCAGTATGTGGAGCCTCATATCATGTCAAATTTAATCCCCCAAAAGTAGAAGGAAAATGTGACTTATGTGGAGCACATTTAATTACAAGAAAAGATGACAATGAAGAAACTGTGACAAAAAGATTGAATGAATATCATTCTCAAACAGCTCCATTGTTCGATTTTTATCAATCAAGAGGGATACTTGTTGATATAGATGGAACTAAAAAAATGGAAGATATAACAAAAGAGATATTTGATATTCTAGGATAG
- the rpmJ gene encoding 50S ribosomal protein L36, whose amino-acid sequence MKVRVSVKPICDKCKVIKRHGKVRVICDNPKHKQVQG is encoded by the coding sequence ATGAAAGTAAGAGTATCAGTTAAACCTATTTGTGACAAGTGCAAAGTTATCAAAAGACATGGAAAAGTAAGAGTGATTTGTGATAATCCTAAACACAAACAGGTTCAAGGGTAA